A genome region from Nitrospira sp. includes the following:
- a CDS encoding aspartate-semialdehyde dehydrogenase — protein MLKKKQAYTVAILGATGAVGKESLEILEERNFPIETLRLFSSKRSAGDVLSCQGKEYKVEELTEASSFAGVDIAFVSATDTISRDYGARLGAAGVVVIDDSAVFRMDPDVPLVVPEVNAAALRSMKRGIVAIPNCTTTPLVMALKPLRDTAGIKRVVVTTFQSVSGTGSAAMDELVDQTKSLMAFQEVKVQVYPYQIAFNLLPQVGSFGDGGDCSEEVKIVQETRKILEMPSLRVTATTVRVPVLRCHSEAINVELERPLKANDARAALAEMPGVIVYDDPVKKLYPMPFDVSGKDDVYVGRVRVDESITNGLNLWVVSDNLRKGAALNAVQIAECLIQ, from the coding sequence ATGTTGAAGAAGAAGCAGGCCTATACGGTGGCGATTCTCGGCGCGACCGGGGCCGTGGGAAAAGAAAGTCTGGAGATTCTGGAAGAACGCAATTTTCCGATTGAGACGTTGCGCCTGTTTTCGTCCAAGCGATCGGCCGGCGACGTGTTGTCGTGTCAGGGCAAGGAGTACAAGGTGGAGGAGTTAACGGAGGCCTCTTCCTTTGCCGGCGTCGACATCGCGTTCGTGTCCGCGACCGATACCATCAGTCGGGACTACGGGGCACGGTTGGGTGCGGCCGGGGTTGTCGTCATCGATGACAGTGCGGTTTTCCGGATGGATCCCGATGTGCCGCTGGTCGTACCGGAGGTCAATGCGGCCGCGTTGCGCTCGATGAAGCGCGGGATCGTGGCCATTCCGAACTGCACCACCACTCCCTTGGTCATGGCGCTGAAGCCGCTTCGCGATACCGCAGGCATCAAGCGGGTGGTGGTGACCACCTTTCAGTCGGTATCGGGCACCGGGTCGGCCGCCATGGACGAGTTAGTCGACCAGACCAAGTCGTTGATGGCCTTTCAAGAGGTGAAGGTGCAGGTCTATCCCTACCAAATCGCGTTCAACCTGTTACCGCAGGTGGGTTCGTTCGGTGACGGTGGCGACTGTTCGGAAGAGGTGAAGATCGTTCAAGAGACCAGGAAGATCCTTGAGATGCCATCGCTGCGGGTTACGGCGACGACCGTGCGCGTCCCGGTGTTGCGCTGTCACTCCGAGGCAATCAACGTGGAGCTGGAACGTCCGTTGAAGGCGAACGATGCGCGGGCGGCGCTGGCGGAGATGCCCGGCGTCATCGTGTACGACGATCCCGTCAAGAAACTGTATCCGATGCCGTTCGACGTGTCCGGCAAGGATGACGTGTATGTCGGGCGGGTGCGAGTGGACGAGTCGATCACCAATGGGTTGAATCTCTGGGTCGTGAGCGACAACCTTCGGAAGGGCGCCGCCCTCAACGCCGTGCAGATCGCCGAATGTCTGATACAATAA
- the ilvN gene encoding acetolactate synthase small subunit codes for MEHIISVTVENKFGVLSRVAGLFSGRGFNIESLSVAPTLDPSMSQMTIVTSGDERIVEQIVKQLNKLIDVIKVVDLNESEFVSRETALIKVHTKAEDRAEALRIADIFRANVIDSTPSTYTIEVTGDPKKLEAIISLLQPLGIKELIRTGRVAIAREAIRPALSQPKKIARE; via the coding sequence ATGGAACATATCATTTCAGTCACCGTAGAAAATAAGTTCGGCGTGTTATCCCGAGTGGCCGGGTTGTTCAGCGGCCGCGGTTTCAATATCGAAAGTTTGTCGGTGGCCCCCACGCTGGACCCCTCGATGTCGCAGATGACCATTGTCACGTCGGGGGATGAACGGATTGTGGAGCAAATCGTCAAGCAGCTGAATAAGCTGATTGATGTTATCAAGGTCGTGGATCTCAATGAGAGTGAGTTCGTCTCACGGGAGACGGCGCTCATCAAGGTCCATACCAAGGCAGAAGACCGGGCCGAGGCGCTCCGTATTGCGGATATTTTTCGGGCCAACGTGATCGACTCGACGCCCTCAACCTACACCATCGAAGTGACCGGCGATCCCAAGAAGCTTGAGGCCATCATCAGTTTGCTTCAGCCGCTCGGTATCAAGGAACTGATTCGAACGGGGCGAGTGGCGATTGCCCGTGAAGCGATCCGGCCGGCGCTCAGCCAACCCAAAAAGATCGCCCGGGAATAA
- a CDS encoding phosphatidylserine decarboxylase family protein: protein MADQAVGIPIAKEGLPFVGGLVGATLLFGAVGWIIPTCLAGGFTLFTAWFFRNPSRTIPQQPNAVVSSGDGKVIAIEEEFEPRYLKEKSIRVTVFLNVFDVHINRMPCAGTVEGVSYQPGQFLVASKPEATIRNEQNAVMLKTESGAKVLCVQVAGLIARRIVCWVGQGERVQRGERFGLIRFGSRMDTFLPLGSKICVSLGDRVKGGETIVGELR from the coding sequence ATGGCTGATCAAGCCGTCGGGATCCCGATTGCAAAAGAAGGATTGCCGTTTGTCGGTGGTCTCGTGGGCGCGACGCTGCTGTTCGGAGCGGTGGGTTGGATCATTCCAACCTGCTTGGCGGGCGGGTTCACGCTGTTTACTGCGTGGTTCTTTCGAAACCCCAGTCGGACCATTCCGCAGCAACCGAATGCGGTCGTGTCATCGGGCGACGGGAAGGTCATTGCAATTGAGGAAGAGTTTGAGCCGCGCTATCTGAAGGAAAAGAGCATTCGGGTCACGGTGTTTTTGAATGTGTTCGATGTGCATATCAACCGGATGCCCTGTGCGGGAACAGTTGAAGGCGTGAGCTACCAGCCCGGTCAGTTTCTGGTGGCGAGCAAGCCGGAGGCGACTATCCGGAACGAACAGAACGCGGTGATGTTAAAAACGGAGTCCGGCGCGAAAGTGCTATGTGTGCAGGTTGCCGGATTGATTGCCCGCCGCATCGTCTGCTGGGTGGGTCAGGGCGAGCGGGTGCAGCGGGGAGAGCGGTTTGGTCTGATACGGTTTGGGTCGCGGATGGATACCTTCCTTCCGCTCGGCTCGAAGATTTGTGTCTCCTTGGGCGACCGCGTCAAAGGGGGCGAAACCATCGTGGGGGAACTCCGATGA
- the ilvB gene encoding biosynthetic-type acetolactate synthase large subunit — MKLTGSEILIECLKAEGVKTIFALPGGVVLKIFDMLHQQKDIEVVLTRHEQGAGHMAEGYAKATGKAGVCLVTSGPGMTNVITALADAYMDSVPLVCISGQVSTSLIGNDAFQEADNIGLSRPCTKYNFLVKDVNDLATTIKEAFYIATTGRPGPVLVDIPKDVSMAKTEFTYPSSVSIRGYNPTYEGNKWQIKQAAEAIMKAKKPILYVGGGVVFSQASKELLELAEMTQIPVDMTLMGLGAFPGEHPQSMGMMGMHGTYCANMAVHYSDLVIAVGARFDDRVTGKVSEFCPFAKVIHIDIDPTSIRKNIHVDIPIVGDCKAVLRELNQILRATVNGNQKDLRKPWWDQIREWQQAHPLAYQQEPDGAIKPQHVVRRLYELTKDRDPIVATDVGQHQMWTAQYFKLARPNRWLTSGGLGTMGFGFPAAMGAQAAFRDRLVLCVAGDGSIQMNMQEMAAAVVSKLPVKVIILNNRFHGMVRQWQDLFYEGRYASSYLDTTPDFVKLAEAYGAVGLRANKVGDLDAVLKEAIATDKPVVVDVPTYPYENCYPMIPAGGCNHEMILEDPPELKRRMAGAPGTGSDEDKDTILTA, encoded by the coding sequence ATGAAGCTTACAGGGTCCGAAATCCTGATCGAATGCTTAAAAGCGGAAGGCGTGAAAACGATTTTCGCGTTGCCGGGTGGCGTGGTGTTGAAGATTTTCGACATGCTGCACCAGCAAAAAGATATTGAAGTCGTCTTGACCCGGCACGAGCAGGGTGCGGGGCATATGGCTGAGGGGTACGCCAAGGCTACCGGCAAGGCCGGTGTGTGTTTGGTGACATCCGGGCCTGGTATGACGAATGTGATTACGGCGCTGGCCGATGCCTACATGGACTCCGTGCCGCTGGTGTGTATCAGCGGGCAGGTCTCGACGAGTTTGATCGGCAACGACGCGTTTCAGGAAGCCGACAACATCGGCCTCAGTCGGCCCTGCACAAAATACAATTTCCTCGTGAAGGACGTGAACGACCTGGCGACCACCATCAAGGAAGCTTTCTATATTGCCACGACCGGCCGTCCTGGGCCGGTATTGGTGGATATTCCTAAAGACGTGTCCATGGCCAAGACAGAGTTCACCTACCCGAGCTCGGTCTCGATCCGTGGATACAATCCGACCTATGAAGGCAATAAGTGGCAGATCAAGCAGGCTGCCGAAGCCATCATGAAGGCAAAGAAGCCCATTCTGTATGTCGGCGGAGGAGTGGTCTTCTCGCAGGCGTCCAAAGAGTTGCTTGAACTGGCCGAGATGACCCAGATCCCAGTGGATATGACCTTGATGGGGCTCGGGGCATTTCCTGGTGAGCATCCGCAGTCGATGGGAATGATGGGCATGCACGGCACCTATTGCGCCAACATGGCCGTGCACTATTCAGATTTGGTCATTGCGGTGGGGGCCCGTTTCGATGATCGGGTGACGGGGAAGGTGTCGGAATTCTGTCCGTTCGCCAAAGTCATCCACATCGATATCGATCCGACGTCGATTCGTAAGAACATTCATGTCGATATCCCGATCGTGGGCGATTGCAAGGCGGTGTTACGGGAATTGAATCAAATTCTCCGTGCCACCGTGAACGGGAATCAAAAGGACCTGCGCAAGCCGTGGTGGGATCAAATCCGCGAATGGCAGCAGGCCCATCCGCTGGCCTACCAGCAGGAGCCGGATGGCGCGATTAAGCCGCAGCACGTCGTGCGACGTTTGTACGAATTAACGAAGGACCGCGATCCGATCGTGGCGACCGATGTCGGTCAGCACCAGATGTGGACAGCCCAGTACTTCAAGCTTGCCCGACCGAATCGTTGGTTGACCTCAGGCGGATTGGGTACGATGGGATTCGGATTTCCGGCCGCCATGGGGGCGCAGGCTGCGTTCAGAGACCGATTGGTGCTCTGTGTGGCCGGTGACGGCAGCATACAAATGAATATGCAGGAAATGGCCGCCGCAGTGGTGTCGAAGCTGCCGGTGAAGGTGATCATTCTGAACAATCGTTTCCATGGCATGGTCCGGCAGTGGCAGGATCTGTTTTACGAAGGACGGTATGCGTCGAGCTACCTCGATACCACGCCGGATTTCGTGAAGTTGGCCGAAGCCTATGGCGCCGTCGGCTTGCGTGCGAACAAGGTGGGGGACCTGGATGCCGTCTTGAAGGAAGCCATCGCGACCGATAAGCCCGTCGTGGTTGATGTGCCGACCTATCCGTACGAGAATTGTTACCCGATGATTCCGGCGGGTGGGTGCAACCACGAGATGATTCTGGAAGATCCGCCAGAACTGAAGCGGCGAATGGCCGGCGCGCCTGGTACCGGGTCCGACGAAGATAAAGATACGATCTTAACAGCCTAA
- the ilvC gene encoding ketol-acid reductoisomerase yields MKIYYDKDADLQLIRGKKVAVIGYGSQGHAHSLNLKESGVNVVVGLREGSSWKKAEASGLKVMPVADAVKASDVIMILAPDEAQAAIYRQEIAPNLKPGSYLAFGHGFNIHFGQIVPPADINVFMVAPKGPGHLVRSEYTKGSGVPCLLALHQDPSGNTRQVGLAYASAIGGGRAGIIETNFREETETDLFGEQAVLCGGLTSLIQAGFETLVEAGYAPEMAYFECLHEVKLIVDLIYQGGIANMRYSISTTAKYGDITRGPRVVTEQTKQEMKKILDEIQKGQFAKEWVLENQANRPVYNALLKQGESHPIEEVGARLRSMMPWLKKDQLVDKNKN; encoded by the coding sequence ATGAAGATCTATTACGACAAAGATGCCGATTTACAGCTCATTCGCGGAAAGAAAGTGGCCGTGATCGGCTATGGCAGCCAGGGCCATGCGCATTCGCTCAATCTCAAGGAAAGCGGCGTCAATGTCGTCGTGGGTTTGCGTGAAGGCAGTTCCTGGAAGAAGGCGGAAGCGAGCGGATTGAAAGTCATGCCGGTGGCCGATGCCGTCAAAGCCTCCGATGTCATCATGATTCTGGCCCCGGATGAGGCTCAGGCCGCCATCTACCGCCAGGAGATCGCTCCGAATCTGAAGCCCGGTTCCTATTTGGCCTTCGGTCACGGGTTCAATATTCATTTCGGGCAGATTGTGCCGCCGGCGGACATCAACGTCTTCATGGTGGCGCCGAAGGGGCCCGGTCATCTGGTGCGATCGGAATATACGAAGGGCAGCGGTGTGCCTTGTTTGCTGGCCTTGCATCAAGATCCCAGCGGCAACACGCGCCAAGTGGGTTTGGCCTACGCCAGTGCCATCGGCGGAGGACGGGCCGGCATTATTGAAACGAACTTCCGTGAAGAAACCGAAACGGATTTGTTCGGTGAGCAGGCAGTGTTGTGCGGAGGGTTGACCTCCCTGATCCAGGCCGGATTCGAGACCCTCGTCGAGGCTGGGTATGCGCCAGAAATGGCCTACTTTGAGTGTTTGCATGAAGTGAAATTGATCGTGGATTTGATCTATCAAGGCGGCATCGCTAACATGCGTTATTCGATCAGTACCACGGCGAAGTATGGTGACATCACGCGCGGGCCACGCGTGGTCACGGAACAGACCAAGCAGGAAATGAAGAAGATTCTCGACGAGATCCAGAAGGGGCAGTTTGCCAAGGAATGGGTGCTGGAGAATCAGGCGAACCGGCCGGTCTATAACGCCCTGCTGAAACAAGGCGAGAGCCATCCGATCGAGGAAGTCGGCGCCCGGCTGCGCTCCATGATGCCTTGGCTGAAGAAAGATCAGCTCGTCGATAAGAACAAAAACTAA
- the leuB gene encoding 3-isopropylmalate dehydrogenase, protein MNAKIAVLAGDGVGREIVPEAVKVLKVVAARHGHTFEFTPGDVGGHAIDKVGVPLPAETLAIAKQSDAVLLGAVGGPKWEGLEYSLRPERALLGLREQLGLYANLRPAKLYPMLADASTLRREVIEGIDMLVIRELTGGIYFGKPKGIEKLSGGGERGFNTEVYTTEEIRRIAVVAFDAARKRRKKVTSVDKANVLESSELWRRVVTDVHKGYPDVALSHIYVDNCAMQLVRNPRQFDVLLCNNIFGDILSDEAAMLTGSIGMLPSASVGAKVGLFEPIHGSAPDIAGKNIANPIATIASAAMMLSYAFQLDREAAAIEQAIVKTLELGFRTKDIHAEGMQLVGTVEMGDAIVRNLPS, encoded by the coding sequence GTGAACGCGAAAATCGCAGTCTTGGCCGGAGACGGAGTCGGCCGCGAAATTGTCCCTGAAGCGGTCAAGGTGTTGAAGGTTGTCGCCGCACGCCACGGGCATACGTTTGAATTTACCCCCGGCGATGTCGGCGGCCATGCGATCGATAAAGTCGGCGTGCCGCTTCCGGCTGAGACGCTCGCCATCGCGAAACAGAGCGATGCCGTGTTGCTCGGTGCTGTCGGCGGACCCAAATGGGAAGGATTGGAATATAGCCTTCGCCCCGAGCGAGCCCTGCTGGGACTGCGCGAGCAGCTCGGGCTCTATGCCAATTTGCGCCCGGCGAAACTGTATCCCATGCTCGCCGATGCCTCCACGTTGCGACGTGAGGTGATCGAAGGCATCGATATGCTCGTGATCCGGGAGCTCACCGGAGGGATTTATTTCGGCAAACCGAAGGGCATTGAAAAACTGTCCGGCGGTGGCGAACGTGGATTCAATACGGAGGTCTACACGACCGAAGAAATCCGTCGCATTGCGGTCGTGGCCTTTGACGCTGCCCGCAAGCGCCGCAAAAAGGTCACTTCGGTGGATAAGGCCAATGTGCTGGAGTCCTCGGAATTGTGGCGGCGGGTGGTCACGGACGTTCACAAAGGATATCCCGACGTGGCCTTGAGCCACATCTATGTCGACAATTGCGCGATGCAATTGGTGCGTAATCCGCGGCAGTTCGATGTGCTGCTGTGCAACAACATCTTCGGCGATATTCTCAGCGACGAAGCCGCGATGCTGACCGGGTCGATCGGCATGCTGCCGTCCGCTAGTGTCGGCGCTAAGGTGGGGTTGTTCGAGCCGATCCATGGCAGCGCGCCGGATATTGCCGGTAAAAATATTGCCAATCCGATTGCCACGATCGCGTCTGCCGCAATGATGTTGTCCTATGCGTTTCAGCTCGATAGGGAAGCGGCGGCGATCGAGCAGGCCATCGTCAAGACGCTGGAACTCGGATTCCGCACCAAGGATATTCATGCCGAAGGCATGCAGCTGGTCGGCACCGTGGAGATGGGCGATGCGATTGTGCGCAACCTTCCCTCGTAA
- the pssA gene encoding CDP-diacylglycerol--serine O-phosphatidyltransferase: MKSPAMRAPFAKGNRKRQAMYLIPNLCTTGNLFCGVFAILSVFNGQHLVAAIAILVGMIFDMLDGKLARLTNSTGQFGIEYDSLSDVVSFGVAPGVLIYSYALSGQGMFGVAVMFAYVAMGAVRLARFNATVSTADSKYFTGLAIPAAAGVIASLVIFDLHITQMGAEVKPLLILAITFVLAFLMVSTIKYRSFKDMKFKRGDHFTYLVWGILALMMIVAWPQAMLFVAFTGYALSGPLARLWTMVAKGAGKPVAKTETPVLDSRE; encoded by the coding sequence ATGAAATCACCGGCCATGCGAGCTCCGTTTGCGAAGGGCAACCGAAAGCGACAGGCGATGTACCTGATCCCGAATCTCTGCACGACGGGGAATCTGTTTTGCGGGGTGTTCGCGATCCTGTCGGTCTTTAATGGTCAGCATCTGGTGGCAGCCATTGCCATTCTGGTCGGCATGATTTTCGATATGTTGGATGGGAAGTTGGCCAGACTGACAAACAGTACCGGCCAGTTCGGCATTGAGTATGATTCGCTTTCCGATGTGGTGTCGTTCGGGGTCGCACCGGGTGTATTGATTTATTCGTACGCGTTGAGCGGGCAGGGGATGTTCGGGGTTGCCGTGATGTTTGCCTACGTGGCGATGGGGGCCGTTCGGTTGGCCCGGTTCAATGCCACGGTGAGCACAGCCGACAGCAAATACTTTACAGGCCTGGCGATTCCGGCTGCAGCCGGGGTCATTGCATCGTTGGTGATCTTCGATCTGCACATCACGCAGATGGGTGCAGAAGTGAAGCCGTTGCTGATTCTGGCGATCACGTTTGTGCTGGCGTTCCTGATGGTCAGCACGATCAAGTATCGCAGCTTCAAAGATATGAAGTTCAAGCGGGGTGATCATTTCACCTATCTGGTCTGGGGCATTCTTGCCCTGATGATGATTGTCGCCTGGCCGCAGGCAATGTTATTCGTGGCCTTCACCGGGTACGCCCTGTCGGGTCCGTTGGCGCGGTTGTGGACGATGGTGGCCAAGGGGGCAGGGAAGCCGGTGGCGAAAACTGAGACACCGGTACTCGATTCGAGAGAGTAG
- a CDS encoding cupin domain-containing protein, translating into MLTTHLQRCPEFLAGDHTRLRELLHPAKASLALGYSLAHGLLDPGQQSLWHRLKSSEVYYFIAGHGVMQVEEESVAVQAGSVVYVPPGAKQSLVNHGTVPIEFLCLVDPAWTAEDEAVGE; encoded by the coding sequence ATGCTGACTACGCATCTTCAACGATGCCCGGAGTTCTTGGCGGGCGATCACACCCGGCTGCGGGAATTACTGCACCCGGCAAAGGCATCGCTCGCGCTCGGATATAGCCTGGCTCATGGATTGCTCGACCCGGGGCAACAGTCCCTCTGGCATCGCCTCAAATCCTCCGAGGTGTATTACTTCATTGCGGGCCATGGGGTGATGCAGGTGGAGGAGGAGTCGGTTGCTGTTCAGGCCGGCTCCGTGGTCTATGTGCCTCCGGGAGCCAAGCAATCGTTAGTGAACCATGGAACCGTCCCGATTGAGTTTCTCTGCCTGGTCGATCCAGCCTGGACCGCGGAGGATGAGGCCGTTGGTGAATAG
- a CDS encoding 2-isopropylmalate synthase: MTRMIRIFDTTLRDGEQSPGASMNVEEKLMIAKQLARLGVDIIEAGFAYSSPGDFEAVRRIALEVEGPVVCSLARARPEDITRASEALKGAPRVRIHTFLSTSDIHLKHQFRMTREEAKKRAVEMVQLARTYVDDVEFSPMDASRSDPAYLCEVIEAVIAAGAGTINIPDTVGYAVPQEFGGLIKRIKDSVPNSGQAVISVHCHNDLGLAVANSLAAVVAGAGQVECTINGIGERAGNTSLEEIVMGLRTRRDWYGADTKVVTEEISKTSRLVSKITGMVIQPNKAIVGANAFAHTSGIHQDGLLKDKTTYEIMRPESIGLEQVKLVMGKLSGRHAFRQRLEDLGYKLTEEEVNHAFERFKRLADQKKEIYEEDLEVIVSEEVAKMSERVVLKSFQVESGTNKTPKATVELEIDGKLVSHSGTGDGPVDAVYRTIAAMTQTKSKLLMFGVNAITGGTDAQGEVSVRVEEDGRTVSGHGADTDIITAAARAYLNALNKLAYFAAKQAEGIQKVSLI; this comes from the coding sequence ATGACCAGGATGATCAGAATATTCGACACGACGTTGCGGGATGGTGAGCAGTCACCGGGTGCGAGTATGAACGTCGAAGAGAAACTTATGATCGCCAAGCAGCTGGCGCGCCTCGGCGTGGATATCATCGAGGCCGGATTCGCCTATAGTTCGCCCGGAGATTTCGAAGCGGTTCGCCGGATCGCCCTGGAAGTTGAGGGCCCGGTGGTGTGCAGCCTGGCGCGGGCCAGGCCTGAAGACATCACGAGGGCGTCGGAAGCGTTGAAGGGCGCACCCCGGGTGCGGATCCATACGTTTCTCTCGACGTCGGACATCCATCTCAAGCATCAGTTTCGGATGACTCGCGAGGAAGCGAAGAAGAGAGCCGTGGAGATGGTGCAGTTGGCGCGCACCTATGTGGACGACGTTGAATTTTCACCGATGGATGCCAGCCGATCCGATCCTGCGTATCTGTGCGAAGTGATTGAAGCGGTGATTGCGGCCGGGGCGGGAACGATCAATATTCCTGACACGGTAGGGTATGCCGTTCCCCAAGAGTTCGGCGGCCTGATCAAGCGGATTAAAGACAGCGTGCCGAACAGCGGGCAAGCCGTCATCTCCGTCCATTGCCACAACGATTTGGGGCTGGCCGTCGCTAACAGCTTGGCGGCGGTGGTGGCAGGAGCCGGACAGGTGGAGTGTACGATCAACGGCATCGGCGAGCGGGCCGGCAACACCTCGCTGGAGGAAATCGTGATGGGTCTCCGGACGCGTAGAGACTGGTACGGGGCTGACACCAAGGTCGTCACGGAGGAGATTTCCAAGACCAGCCGCCTGGTGAGCAAGATTACCGGTATGGTCATTCAGCCGAACAAGGCCATTGTCGGGGCCAACGCGTTCGCTCATACGTCGGGTATCCATCAGGACGGGTTGCTGAAAGATAAGACGACCTACGAGATCATGCGGCCTGAATCTATCGGTCTTGAACAGGTCAAGCTGGTGATGGGCAAGTTGTCGGGGCGCCATGCGTTTCGCCAGCGGCTGGAGGATCTCGGCTATAAGTTGACGGAAGAGGAGGTCAACCACGCGTTCGAACGCTTCAAGCGGTTGGCGGACCAAAAGAAAGAGATTTACGAGGAAGACCTCGAAGTCATTGTGTCCGAGGAAGTCGCGAAAATGTCGGAACGGGTGGTGTTGAAATCCTTTCAAGTCGAAAGCGGAACCAACAAGACTCCGAAGGCAACGGTGGAGTTGGAGATTGACGGAAAGCTGGTGTCGCATAGCGGAACGGGTGACGGCCCGGTCGATGCGGTCTACCGGACGATCGCCGCGATGACCCAGACGAAGAGCAAATTGCTGATGTTCGGGGTCAATGCCATTACCGGCGGGACGGATGCGCAAGGGGAAGTGTCGGTGCGGGTTGAAGAAGACGGTCGAACGGTGTCCGGTCATGGCGCCGATACCGACATCATTACGGCGGCTGCGCGGGCCTATCTGAATGCGCTCAATAAGTTGGCCTATTTCGCCGCAAAACAAGCTGAGGGGATTCAGAAGGTCAGCTTGATTTGA
- a CDS encoding DUF2905 family protein, which translates to MAAWTGVGRSLIVAGLVLVAVGLLLTLAEKWPGLGSAFGWIGKLPGDLSVTRERFSLYIPIATSLVLSILLSLMFYFLSWLFRR; encoded by the coding sequence ATGGCAGCGTGGACTGGTGTCGGTCGATCGTTGATTGTGGCGGGCCTGGTGTTGGTAGCCGTCGGGTTGCTGCTCACGCTGGCTGAAAAATGGCCCGGCCTTGGCTCTGCCTTCGGGTGGATCGGTAAACTGCCCGGCGATCTCTCGGTCACGCGAGAGCGATTCAGTCTGTATATTCCGATCGCGACCAGTCTCGTGCTCAGCATCCTGCTCAGTCTGATGTTCTACTTCCTTTCATGGCTCTTTCGCCGCTGA
- a CDS encoding M48 family metallopeptidase yields MKIQWKMVRKRTSTVRLNVLWLAGAVVSMLVTTGCQTNPYTGRWQLMMMPMSQETQMGAQAYAEVKQDPNMRPSTDPREIEPVKRVAARVIEAAKRSKYSEMANQFEWEVTVIKDDKTMNAFALPGGKIAVYTGIFPVAKTEAGLAAVMGHEVVHALARHGGERMSQNTLAQTTLQAIGIALGVSGANPVVSQGAMAALGVGAQVGVLLPFSRKHESEADYVGVLLAADAGYDPRESIQLWTRMGELSGGKSSSEFMSTHPSHETRIEQLEEWMAEAMPIYESKPPAPNSALPQLH; encoded by the coding sequence ATGAAGATTCAATGGAAGATGGTCAGGAAACGGACGTCTACGGTGCGGCTGAACGTGCTGTGGCTGGCAGGCGCGGTGGTCTCGATGCTGGTGACGACGGGCTGCCAAACCAATCCCTACACGGGGCGCTGGCAGCTGATGATGATGCCGATGTCTCAGGAAACGCAGATGGGTGCTCAGGCGTATGCCGAAGTGAAGCAAGATCCGAACATGAGGCCGTCGACCGACCCCCGAGAAATTGAGCCGGTCAAACGGGTGGCGGCGCGGGTGATCGAGGCGGCGAAGCGATCCAAATACAGCGAGATGGCGAATCAATTTGAGTGGGAAGTGACGGTCATCAAGGATGATAAGACGATGAACGCCTTTGCGCTGCCGGGCGGTAAGATCGCTGTGTATACCGGCATTTTTCCGGTGGCCAAGACGGAAGCCGGACTTGCTGCCGTGATGGGGCATGAGGTGGTGCATGCCTTGGCGCGGCATGGCGGAGAGCGCATGAGTCAAAATACCTTGGCGCAGACCACACTTCAGGCGATCGGAATCGCGCTCGGCGTGAGTGGCGCCAATCCGGTAGTCTCACAAGGTGCGATGGCGGCATTGGGTGTTGGGGCGCAAGTCGGAGTGTTGCTCCCGTTCAGCCGGAAACATGAGTCCGAGGCCGACTATGTCGGGGTGTTGCTCGCAGCGGATGCCGGGTACGATCCACGGGAATCGATTCAGCTGTGGACGCGAATGGGCGAACTGTCCGGCGGCAAATCGTCGTCGGAATTCATGTCGACCCACCCCAGCCATGAAACCAGAATCGAGCAGCTCGAAGAATGGATGGCTGAAGCGATGCCGATCTACGAGTCAAAACCGCCTGCACCGAATAGTGCGCTACCCCAGCTGCACTGA